One stretch of Xiphophorus maculatus strain JP 163 A chromosome 19, X_maculatus-5.0-male, whole genome shotgun sequence DNA includes these proteins:
- the slc25a29 gene encoding mitochondrial basic amino acids transporter isoform X2 has translation MLGLYKGIGSPMMGLTFINAIVFGVQGNAMRRLGRDTPLNQFLAGAAAGAIQCVICCPMELAKTRMQMQGTGEKKSKRKMYKNSLDCLVRIYRKEGFRGINRGMVTTLLRETPGFGVYFLAYDVLTRSLGCEPEDPYMIPKLLFAGGMSGIASWLSTYPVDVIKSRLQADGVGGVNKYSGIADCVRQSLQKEGYRVFTRGLTSTLLRAFPVNATTFATVTLFLIYMRREEECSMQNSEPPAVQLQPQPTSM, from the coding sequence ATGCTCGGTCTGTATAAAGGCATCGGTTCTCCAATGATGGGGCTGACGTTCATCAACGCCATTGTCTTCGGCGTCCAAGGCAACGCCATGCGGAGGCTCGGCCGCGACACGCCCCTCAACCAGTTCCTGGCGGGCGCCGCCGCCGGAGCCATCCAGTGTGTCATCTGCTGCCCGATGGAGCTGGCGAAGACGCGCATGCAGATGCAGGGAACCGGCGAGAAGAAGTCTAAGAGGAAGATGTACAAGAACTCCCTGGACTGCCTGGTGAGAATCTACAGGAAGGAAGGTTTCCGGGGCATCAACCGCGGCATGGTGACCACGCTGCTGCGCGAGACGCCCGGCTTCGGCGTGTACTTCCTGGCGTACGACGTCCTGACGCGTTCGCTGGGCTGCGAGCCGGAGGATCCGTACATGATTCCGAAGCTGCTGTTCGCCGGCGGGATGTCAGGCATCGCCTCCTGGCTCTCCACGTACCCGGTGGACGTCATAAAGTCGCGGCTGCAGGCCGACGGCGTCGGCGGCGTCAACAAGTACAGCGGGATCGCGGACTGCGTCAGGCAGAGCTTACAGAAGGAGGGGTACCGGGTATTCACTCGCGGCCTCACGTCCACGCTGCTGCGCGCGTTCCCGGTCAACGCCACCACCTTCGCCACTGTGACTCTGTTTTTAATATACATGCGACGGGAGGAAGAATGCAGCATGCAAAACTCTGAGCCGCCCGCCGTGCAGCTGCAGCCGCAGCCGACCAGCATGTAA
- the slc25a29 gene encoding mitochondrial basic amino acids transporter isoform X1, giving the protein MALDFAAGCVGGAAGVLVGHPFDTVKVRLQVQNVDKPLYRGTLHCFQSIVRQESMLGLYKGIGSPMMGLTFINAIVFGVQGNAMRRLGRDTPLNQFLAGAAAGAIQCVICCPMELAKTRMQMQGTGEKKSKRKMYKNSLDCLVRIYRKEGFRGINRGMVTTLLRETPGFGVYFLAYDVLTRSLGCEPEDPYMIPKLLFAGGMSGIASWLSTYPVDVIKSRLQADGVGGVNKYSGIADCVRQSLQKEGYRVFTRGLTSTLLRAFPVNATTFATVTLFLIYMRREEECSMQNSEPPAVQLQPQPTSM; this is encoded by the exons ATGGCCCTAGACTTCGCCGCTGGATGTGTGGGAg gTGCTGCTGGTGTTTTGGTCGGCCATCCATTCGATACTGTAAAG GTGCGGCTTCAGGTACAAAATGTGGACAAACCTCTTTACCGCGGGACTTTGCACTGCTTTCAGTCGATTGTGCGCCAAGAATCG ATGCTCGGTCTGTATAAAGGCATCGGTTCTCCAATGATGGGGCTGACGTTCATCAACGCCATTGTCTTCGGCGTCCAAGGCAACGCCATGCGGAGGCTCGGCCGCGACACGCCCCTCAACCAGTTCCTGGCGGGCGCCGCCGCCGGAGCCATCCAGTGTGTCATCTGCTGCCCGATGGAGCTGGCGAAGACGCGCATGCAGATGCAGGGAACCGGCGAGAAGAAGTCTAAGAGGAAGATGTACAAGAACTCCCTGGACTGCCTGGTGAGAATCTACAGGAAGGAAGGTTTCCGGGGCATCAACCGCGGCATGGTGACCACGCTGCTGCGCGAGACGCCCGGCTTCGGCGTGTACTTCCTGGCGTACGACGTCCTGACGCGTTCGCTGGGCTGCGAGCCGGAGGATCCGTACATGATTCCGAAGCTGCTGTTCGCCGGCGGGATGTCAGGCATCGCCTCCTGGCTCTCCACGTACCCGGTGGACGTCATAAAGTCGCGGCTGCAGGCCGACGGCGTCGGCGGCGTCAACAAGTACAGCGGGATCGCGGACTGCGTCAGGCAGAGCTTACAGAAGGAGGGGTACCGGGTATTCACTCGCGGCCTCACGTCCACGCTGCTGCGCGCGTTCCCGGTCAACGCCACCACCTTCGCCACTGTGACTCTGTTTTTAATATACATGCGACGGGAGGAAGAATGCAGCATGCAAAACTCTGAGCCGCCCGCCGTGCAGCTGCAGCCGCAGCCGACCAGCATGTAA